The Synechococcus sp. WH 8101 sequence CGGGTGCGCTCCAGGGCGAGCAGATCACGGGAATCGGCGACGACGCAGAGCAGGCCACTGGTGCCGCGTTCGGGATTGCAACAGATCTCGCAGGTTGGCTCGGCGCTGAGATGAAAACAGGTCTGGCACTGCCCCACTTGGCGACGGGCCGCCAGCAGTGCTTCCGCGAAGCTTTGGATCTGCTCCTCCGGTTGGCGCAGCAGATGAAGCGCAAGCCGCTGCGCGGTTCGGGGGCCGATCCCGGGCAATCGTTCAAATTGCTCGATCAACCGGGCCAGCGGTCGGGTGAAGCCGCTCAGGGATCTGCCGCGAATCCCACGAATTTAGGCAGGCTGCCCAGGGGCAGAATGGCCTCCAGTTCTGTTTTGGTCTTGGCGTCATGCGCTCGATCCTGCAATCGCCCTGGCGCCTGCTGCTCGCCCTGCTCTGTGTGCTGTCGCTTTCGGCCTGTGCTGGATCCACCGCCGGTTTGAACTCCTTTCAGAGCCCCGATGGGCGTTATGCCTTTTTGTATCCCACCGGCTGGACCCGGGTGGCTGTAAGCAACGGTCCCCAGGTGGTGTTTCACGACCTGATTCACAGCGATGAAACAGTGAGCCTGGTGGTGTCGGATGTGGACGCCAACGATGACCTCACCCAGCTGGGCAGCGCCGTGGCGGTGGGTGAGCGGCTTCGCCGAGACGTGATCGCTCCCCAGGGCAGTGGCCGCGCTGCCGATCTGGTGGAGGCGACGGAACGGGAGAGTGGCGGTCATACCTTCTACGACCTCGAATATGCCGTGCACCTTCAAGACCGTGACCGGCACGAACTCGCCACTGTGGTAGTGGATCGCGGCCGCCTCTACACCCTGGCCACTAGCACCAATGAGGAGCGCTGGCCGAAGGTGAAGGGTCTGTTCGACAAGGTGATCAGCTCCTTCACGCTGCTGATCTGATCGATTCCGACCTGAGCGGTCCTGAGCTCATCGGATCGTGGCCTGGGCCGTTTCAAGCAACTGTCCCCAGCAGCACAGCCATCCCCCTCCCCAGGGGCCATGCTTTGGCCCATGACGACGTCCTCCCGGGTTGAGCGCCTGAAAGGTCGCTGGAACGGCCTTTCCGACCACCAGCAGGTGGGAGCTTCCCTGTTGGGCGTGGGCGGCATCTTTCTGTTCTGGCTGGTGTTCTGGCCCGTACCCACCCAGGTGAAGGGCCAGGGGGTGCTGATCTACCCCAACAACGCCGGCGTGCTCAACGCCCGCGCCACCGGCCAGGTGCTCGATGTGAACGTGTCGGTGGGCGACAAGGTGCGCAAGGGGCAGGTGTTGATGACCCTTTATCTGCCGGTACTCGAACGGCAGCTGGAGCAGCAGAAGGGCAACCTGGCCCAGTTGGTGAGGCAGAACAACGAACTCAACCAGCGCGACGCCCTGCGGATCAACACAGCCCAGGTCGCGCTCGACACGACCCTGGCCAAGTTGGCTGATGATCAGGCCCGTCTCAGCCAGCTCCAGGCCACCTATGGCAGCAAGGTGGAGAACCTCAACTGGCTTTCCAAGCGCGCCGTGGTGGCGCCGCTCTCCACCGCTGTGGTGTCGGCCGAGCAGGGCCTCACCAGCACGAGCGTGCAACTGGATGACATCAAGATTCAGCGCAAGGAAGCGGTCACCAACTTTCAGCAGATCAAGCTGAACATCGAAACCGAACAGCTCAATCGCAATTACCAGATCGATGACCTGAAACGTCAGATCAAGGTCACCGAAGCCCAGATTGCTTACGACGGCACGATCACGGCGGAACGCAGCGGCACCGTTCTCGATCTGCAGGTGATCCCAGGGCAAACGATCAAAGCGAAGGATCGTCTGGGCACGATCGGCCGCGCCGAAGCCCCACCGCCCGGTGAGAAAAAAGATGGCGGCGACCTGATCGCCGTCGCCTACTTCCCCCCCGCCGATGCCCGCCGCTTGCCGCTCGGGCTCCCTGTGGAGGTGGTGCCCCTCTGGAATCAGCGCGGTCGCTTCGGGGGGATTGAAGGCACGGTGCGCAGCGTGCTCACCCTGCCGGCCACCCCGGAAGACATCTCCACCACCGTGGGCAACACCCAGCTGGCTAACGAGCTGGTCAAGGAGGGGCCGGTGATGCGCGCCGAGATCAGTCTCGATCGTGATCCCCGCTCCGACGACGGCTACCGCTGGACCCTCTCTGGCGGCAGCGGTGTCTTCC is a genomic window containing:
- the psbP gene encoding photosystem II reaction center PsbP, producing the protein MRSILQSPWRLLLALLCVLSLSACAGSTAGLNSFQSPDGRYAFLYPTGWTRVAVSNGPQVVFHDLIHSDETVSLVVSDVDANDDLTQLGSAVAVGERLRRDVIAPQGSGRAADLVEATERESGGHTFYDLEYAVHLQDRDRHELATVVVDRGRLYTLATSTNEERWPKVKGLFDKVISSFTLLI
- a CDS encoding NHLP bacteriocin system secretion protein, which gives rise to MTTSSRVERLKGRWNGLSDHQQVGASLLGVGGIFLFWLVFWPVPTQVKGQGVLIYPNNAGVLNARATGQVLDVNVSVGDKVRKGQVLMTLYLPVLERQLEQQKGNLAQLVRQNNELNQRDALRINTAQVALDTTLAKLADDQARLSQLQATYGSKVENLNWLSKRAVVAPLSTAVVSAEQGLTSTSVQLDDIKIQRKEAVTNFQQIKLNIETEQLNRNYQIDDLKRQIKVTEAQIAYDGTITAERSGTVLDLQVIPGQTIKAKDRLGTIGRAEAPPPGEKKDGGDLIAVAYFPPADARRLPLGLPVEVVPLWNQRGRFGGIEGTVRSVLTLPATPEDISTTVGNTQLANELVKEGPVMRAEISLDRDPRSDDGYRWTLSGGSGVFPIRDGLTVDTFAYVEWRSPITYILPGLRSLTGGYRSLRIDRLWNLPFLRQPGTPR